The following are encoded together in the Acidobacteriota bacterium genome:
- a CDS encoding response regulator: MADQPDLEQLRTRVRELEALCTDVLVAGVDIGLPQHLLNQLWGAVGHGELPHAFNVDLPPAPPRPQTVAPAASEPATVTAMPEKPAATGHAAATPRPPLEIPDIPLTSNPLTAPKDDSHPKPPQAELKPLGIKKTVVVVDDDPMMLDVLSRILQRENFELLMASGGPEIIQKLAGHTGDVDLLVTDYAMPDMQGRELADRVRERFPAVKVLYQTGFSDMLFEDRVELEEGAAFLEKPFTARGLREAARLVLFGSINP; the protein is encoded by the coding sequence GTGGCGGACCAACCGGATCTGGAACAGCTGCGGACGCGAGTCCGCGAACTGGAAGCGTTGTGCACGGACGTGCTCGTCGCCGGCGTCGATATTGGACTGCCGCAGCACCTCCTCAATCAACTCTGGGGCGCCGTCGGCCACGGCGAGTTACCACACGCATTCAACGTCGACCTGCCTCCGGCGCCGCCGCGTCCGCAGACCGTGGCACCCGCCGCGTCTGAACCGGCCACCGTGACCGCCATGCCGGAGAAGCCCGCGGCAACCGGCCACGCGGCCGCGACGCCGCGTCCGCCGCTGGAGATTCCCGACATCCCGCTGACCTCGAACCCGCTGACGGCGCCGAAGGACGACTCGCACCCCAAGCCGCCGCAGGCCGAACTGAAGCCGCTCGGCATCAAGAAGACCGTCGTTGTCGTCGACGATGACCCGATGATGCTTGACGTGTTGTCCCGCATCCTGCAGCGCGAGAATTTCGAGCTGCTGATGGCGAGCGGTGGTCCCGAAATCATCCAGAAGCTCGCCGGGCACACCGGAGACGTTGACCTGCTCGTCACCGACTACGCGATGCCCGACATGCAAGGCCGCGAGCTGGCCGATCGTGTCCGCGAGCGGTTCCCGGCGGTCAAGGTGCTGTACCAGACCGGCTTCAGCGACATGCTGTTCGAAGACCGGGTGGAACTCGAGGAGGGCGCCGCGTTCCTCGAGAAGCCGTTTACTGCGCGGGGCCTGCGCGAGGCGGCCCGGCTGGTCCTGTTCGGTTCGATCAATCCCTAA
- a CDS encoding peptidyl-prolyl cis-trans isomerase — MTMLDRMRRHKGWLKWSLAAVVLTFVLFYIPDFLTTPTGAAPNEELATVADETITVGAFTRRYNAQVQAYRNAYGGQMNDQLLKQLGIDRQILQQLIDEEAMVAESRKQGITVSDVEIRERILALPGFQENGKFVGEQRYRQILQIQNPPLSTTEFETSLRRALQIEKLRTALTGWMSVDDADVVAEFKKRNEKVKLEVVPVTAEAFKSQVTVTDAELVPYFENAKDKYRIGEKRKIKYAQVNVEQVRSAIVVPDAEIAAFYQQNLTQYQTPAQVRASHILFKLEGKDEKAVQAQAEEVLKKAKAPNADFAALAKQYSEDDTNNMNGGDLDYFGRGRMVAEFEQAAFGMTAGETSDLVKTAFGFHIIKVVDNQPESTRALADVRAELEDQLKWQKAQAEAESIAKSLEATTKTPADLDRVAKERGLAVVETGMMASDEPIQGIGAQPELSSRVFAMKEGEVTPALRVATGWVFATVTGRQDSYVPQLAEVKARVADDVRQEKAAEMARQRAAAIANDLKTAKDFTAAAKRAGLEVKTTELVARGSAIPDLGISEAVDAAAFALPQGGVSEAISTPTGTAVIRVVEKVGVTDAEVESGKDTLRDELVNARRDKFFGAYMQKAKSGLKINIRQDTLARVTGGV; from the coding sequence ATGACGATGCTCGACCGGATGCGGCGACACAAGGGCTGGCTCAAGTGGAGCCTGGCGGCGGTAGTCCTGACCTTCGTGCTGTTCTACATCCCTGATTTCCTGACCACCCCCACCGGCGCCGCTCCGAACGAGGAGCTCGCCACGGTGGCGGACGAGACGATCACGGTAGGCGCGTTCACGCGGCGCTACAACGCGCAGGTGCAGGCCTATCGCAACGCCTACGGCGGACAGATGAACGACCAGCTGCTCAAGCAGCTTGGCATCGACCGCCAGATCCTGCAGCAGCTGATCGATGAAGAGGCCATGGTGGCCGAGTCGCGCAAACAAGGCATCACCGTCAGCGATGTCGAGATTCGCGAGCGCATTCTCGCCCTGCCCGGCTTCCAGGAAAACGGCAAGTTCGTCGGCGAGCAGCGCTACCGGCAGATCCTGCAGATCCAGAATCCGCCGCTCAGCACCACGGAATTCGAGACCAGCCTGCGCCGTGCCCTGCAGATCGAGAAACTGCGGACCGCGCTCACCGGCTGGATGTCGGTCGACGATGCCGACGTGGTCGCCGAGTTCAAGAAGCGCAACGAGAAGGTGAAGCTCGAGGTGGTGCCGGTCACCGCCGAGGCGTTCAAGAGCCAGGTCACCGTGACCGACGCCGAACTGGTGCCGTATTTCGAAAACGCCAAGGACAAGTACCGCATCGGCGAGAAACGCAAGATCAAGTACGCGCAGGTCAACGTCGAGCAGGTCCGCAGCGCGATCGTCGTGCCCGATGCCGAGATCGCCGCGTTCTACCAGCAGAACCTGACGCAGTACCAGACGCCGGCGCAGGTGCGCGCCAGCCACATCCTGTTCAAGCTCGAAGGCAAGGACGAGAAGGCGGTGCAGGCACAGGCGGAAGAGGTGCTGAAGAAGGCCAAGGCGCCCAACGCCGACTTCGCGGCGCTGGCCAAGCAGTACTCCGAGGACGACACCAACAACATGAACGGCGGCGACCTCGACTACTTCGGCCGCGGCCGCATGGTGGCCGAGTTCGAACAGGCGGCGTTCGGCATGACGGCAGGCGAGACGAGCGACCTGGTGAAGACGGCGTTCGGCTTCCACATCATCAAGGTCGTCGACAACCAGCCCGAGTCGACCCGGGCGCTGGCCGACGTCCGCGCCGAGCTCGAGGACCAGCTGAAGTGGCAAAAGGCGCAGGCCGAGGCCGAGAGCATTGCCAAGTCGCTCGAAGCCACCACCAAGACGCCCGCCGACCTCGATCGGGTCGCCAAGGAACGCGGCCTGGCGGTGGTCGAAACCGGGATGATGGCGTCGGACGAGCCGATCCAGGGCATCGGCGCGCAGCCGGAACTCTCGTCGCGCGTCTTCGCCATGAAGGAGGGCGAAGTCACGCCGGCCCTGCGCGTCGCCACCGGCTGGGTCTTTGCGACCGTGACCGGCCGCCAGGATTCGTACGTGCCCCAACTGGCCGAGGTCAAGGCACGCGTCGCCGACGACGTGCGCCAGGAAAAAGCCGCGGAAATGGCCAGGCAGCGTGCGGCGGCAATTGCCAACGATCTCAAGACCGCGAAGGACTTCACCGCCGCGGCCAAGCGCGCCGGCCTTGAGGTGAAGACCACCGAACTGGTCGCCCGCGGCAGCGCCATTCCTGACCTCGGCATCAGTGAAGCCGTGGATGCCGCCGCCTTCGCGCTGCCCCAGGGCGGCGTGAGCGAAGCGATCTCCACGCCCACCGGCACCGCGGTTATCCGCGTGGTCGAGAAGGTCGGCGTGACCGACGCCGAAGTGGAGTCGGGCAAGGACACGCTGCGCGATGAGCTGGTAAACGCGCGCCGCGACAAGTTCTTCGGCGCTTACATGCAGAAGGCCAAGAGCGGCCTGAAGATCAACATCCGCCAGGACACGCTCGCGCGCGTCACCGGCGGCGTTTAA
- a CDS encoding sigma-70 family RNA polymerase sigma factor, with amino-acid sequence MDYQRLLVEHLDLIDQIVRTTGRRRHLSAEQEEFAGFVRLRLIEDDYAVLRKFQHRSSWRTYLAAVIERLSLDFCVERWGRWRPSAVADRLGPVAVLLERLVTRDGYTLDEALEIVQTSQGSGVSVRELRDLWNQLPVRLKTTEVGEEAAAAVPSPQTSESRVEDAEHRVNIERLARTLQSAIAALPDQDQVLLTLRYRHDLSIAQIARTSGISVPTLHRRLDRTIKELKRALTNSGIDPREAIGLIGHPTIALPPLLRAEVERFLGPVRLPNQDG; translated from the coding sequence GTGGACTATCAACGGCTGCTCGTCGAACACCTCGACCTCATCGATCAAATCGTGCGAACGACGGGTCGGCGGCGACACCTGTCTGCCGAGCAGGAGGAGTTCGCCGGATTTGTCCGCCTGCGCCTGATCGAGGACGACTACGCCGTTCTGCGCAAGTTTCAGCATCGCAGTTCATGGCGGACCTATCTGGCCGCGGTGATCGAGCGGCTGTCGCTCGACTTCTGCGTGGAACGGTGGGGCCGGTGGCGCCCGTCGGCGGTGGCGGATCGGCTGGGGCCAGTGGCCGTGCTGCTCGAGCGGCTGGTGACCCGTGACGGGTACACGCTGGACGAAGCGCTGGAAATCGTGCAAACCAGCCAGGGCTCGGGCGTGTCCGTGCGCGAGTTGCGCGACCTGTGGAACCAATTGCCGGTCCGGCTCAAGACAACTGAAGTAGGAGAAGAAGCCGCCGCGGCGGTACCGTCCCCGCAGACATCAGAGTCCCGAGTCGAGGATGCCGAGCACCGCGTGAACATCGAGCGACTGGCACGAACCCTGCAGTCAGCGATCGCGGCCCTTCCGGATCAGGACCAGGTGCTGCTCACGTTGCGGTATCGGCATGACCTTTCGATCGCCCAGATCGCGCGCACGAGCGGCATTTCCGTGCCGACGCTGCACCGCCGGCTGGACCGGACGATCAAGGAACTAAAACGCGCGTTGACGAACTCGGGCATCGATCCCCGCGAAGCGATCGGGCTCATTGGCCATCCCACCATCGCCCTGCCACCGCTGTTGCGCGCCGAGGTTGAGAGGTTTTTGGGACCTGTCCGTCTACCTAATCAAGATGGGTGA
- the mreD gene encoding rod shape-determining protein MreD, with translation MRAVAAAAAIVAALALQTTLAGMVIQGTAAIDLVLIVVVYIALKSGPAAGLVSGTAAGLVQDALSNPILGIGGLAKTIVGFLAGVLATQFILNGPLPRLVLLVLATFLHAAIFMGLYVLLDLRQFPDPLPSVVGQALGNGFVGVVAFQLVEWLPGFVDRSRGRRSLKR, from the coding sequence GTGAGGGCGGTCGCCGCTGCGGCGGCCATCGTGGCCGCGCTGGCGCTGCAGACGACGCTGGCGGGGATGGTGATTCAGGGGACCGCGGCCATCGACCTGGTGCTGATCGTGGTGGTCTATATTGCGCTCAAGTCGGGCCCGGCGGCCGGCCTGGTCAGTGGGACCGCGGCCGGGTTGGTCCAGGACGCGTTGTCGAACCCGATCCTGGGCATTGGCGGCCTTGCCAAGACCATCGTCGGCTTCCTGGCGGGGGTGCTGGCCACTCAGTTCATTCTGAACGGGCCGCTGCCCCGGCTGGTGCTGCTGGTCCTGGCGACGTTCCTGCACGCCGCCATCTTCATGGGGCTCTATGTGTTGCTGGACCTGCGGCAGTTTCCAGACCCGCTGCCATCGGTGGTCGGGCAGGCGCTCGGCAACGGCTTTGTCGGCGTGGTGGCGTTCCAGCTGGTCGAGTGGTTGCCGGGCTTCGTCGACCGCAGTCGCGGCAGACGGTCTTTGAAGCGATAA
- the sppA gene encoding signal peptide peptidase SppA: MNRAVRFVLVFLVVATMVSVAAMVMLFVLVGSEPAVPARATLVLSPNGDLPEVLPEVMFGGDELTVRSYVELIRKAKSDSRITGILLRPGMLSSPYWAKIQEVRDALNDFRASGKYVHAWLEYAGDREYYLASAADRVFLLPSATLDLTGIASYELFLRGTFDWIGTYPDFLNVGDYKSAVNTYLEKSFTPAHREMADSLNRSQYEQLVRGIADARKKSEEEVRGLIDQGPFLPVDALRLGLIDEVAYEDELDDLNDDLRGAEFIDAEDYAQVSSRVTGRSKVAVINAVGVINSGRSGYDPINGAVVGADSLVEYIRNARADRSIRAIVLRVDSPGGSSTASDVIWRELSISRENARPLIVSMSDLAASGGYYIALAGDAIVAQPGTLTGSIGVYTGKFVTAGSFEKLGANIESVSRGKRAEMYSPDRRFTPDEREKIAESMQAVYDQFVERTAAARHMAPEKVDEVAQGRVWTGEQARQLGLVDELGGLYTAIDLAKQRAKIPIDEEVELVVFPPRRSVYEVLSDQLRSPLGRLQERHTADALIQLLGPRERKALSALLAPSRLFRSGQVLAHMPYVFVR; encoded by the coding sequence GTGAATCGCGCTGTCAGATTTGTGTTGGTGTTCCTGGTCGTGGCCACGATGGTGTCGGTCGCGGCCATGGTCATGTTGTTCGTACTGGTGGGCTCGGAACCGGCCGTTCCGGCGCGCGCGACGCTGGTCTTGAGCCCGAACGGGGACCTGCCCGAAGTGCTGCCCGAGGTCATGTTCGGCGGCGACGAGCTGACGGTGCGCTCGTATGTCGAGCTCATCCGCAAGGCGAAGTCCGACTCGCGCATCACCGGGATCCTGTTGCGGCCCGGCATGCTCAGCTCGCCCTACTGGGCCAAGATCCAGGAAGTGCGCGACGCGCTCAACGACTTCCGCGCCAGCGGCAAGTACGTCCACGCCTGGCTCGAGTACGCCGGGGATCGCGAATATTACCTGGCATCGGCTGCCGACCGCGTGTTCCTGTTGCCATCGGCCACGCTCGACCTGACCGGCATTGCCAGCTACGAGCTGTTCCTGCGCGGCACGTTCGACTGGATCGGCACCTATCCGGACTTCCTGAACGTCGGCGACTACAAGAGCGCCGTCAATACCTACCTGGAGAAGTCGTTCACGCCGGCCCATCGCGAGATGGCCGACTCGCTCAACCGCAGCCAGTACGAGCAACTGGTCCGCGGCATCGCCGATGCCCGCAAGAAGTCCGAAGAAGAGGTGCGCGGGCTGATCGACCAGGGCCCGTTCCTGCCGGTCGACGCGTTGCGCCTCGGGTTGATTGACGAGGTCGCCTACGAGGACGAACTTGACGACCTCAACGACGACCTGCGCGGCGCCGAGTTTATCGACGCCGAAGACTACGCCCAGGTCTCGTCGCGCGTCACCGGCCGGTCGAAGGTGGCCGTGATCAACGCGGTCGGCGTGATCAACTCCGGCCGCAGCGGCTACGACCCGATCAACGGCGCGGTGGTGGGCGCCGATTCCCTGGTGGAGTACATCCGCAACGCGCGCGCCGACCGCTCGATTCGCGCCATCGTGCTGCGGGTCGACAGCCCCGGCGGGTCGTCCACCGCCTCGGACGTGATCTGGCGCGAGTTGTCGATTTCGCGCGAGAACGCGCGGCCGTTGATCGTCTCGATGTCGGACCTGGCGGCCTCGGGCGGCTACTACATCGCCCTGGCCGGCGATGCCATCGTCGCGCAGCCGGGCACGCTCACCGGATCGATCGGGGTCTACACCGGCAAGTTCGTGACCGCGGGCAGCTTCGAGAAGCTCGGCGCCAACATCGAGTCGGTCAGCCGCGGCAAGCGTGCCGAAATGTACTCGCCGGACCGCCGCTTCACGCCCGATGAGCGCGAGAAGATCGCGGAGTCGATGCAGGCGGTCTACGACCAGTTCGTGGAGCGCACGGCGGCGGCGCGACATATGGCGCCCGAGAAGGTGGATGAGGTCGCGCAGGGACGCGTCTGGACCGGCGAGCAGGCTCGCCAATTGGGCCTGGTTGACGAACTGGGCGGTCTCTATACCGCAATCGACCTGGCCAAGCAGCGCGCGAAGATCCCGATCGACGAAGAGGTGGAGCTGGTGGTGTTTCCGCCCAGGCGCAGCGTGTACGAAGTGCTGTCCGACCAACTGCGGTCGCCGCTCGGCCGCCTGCAGGAACGCCACACAGCCGACGCGTTGATTCAGTTGCTGGGGCCGCGCGAAAGAAAAGCCTTGTCGGCGCTGCTCGCACCGTCAAGGCTCTTCAGGTCCGGGCAAGTGCTGGCGCACATGCCGTACGTGTTCGTGAGGTAG
- the mreC gene encoding rod shape-determining protein MreC — MALADIRQRPGVLLGAAILLHVVLISAQVNTASGLPVLQVVTFGSFAEVQRGTTALFDGVRNFWSGYVALRQVHAENDALKSQLQTLQVRLQQERAEAQRTDSLRQLLELRERAHLDTTAAEVIAAAASPEFRTVTIDKGTNEGLRSDMAVISPAGVVGRVILPARRASKVQLLIDRNAAAGALIERTRVQGVVEGFGDGSLRMQYVPGTADVKPGDLLVTSGIDGIYPKGFVIGTVEQVERGSGGYHQITVRPAVDFARLEEVLIVRTPQASSGDVPEGTP, encoded by the coding sequence ATGGCTTTGGCCGATATCCGACAACGTCCCGGCGTGCTGCTTGGCGCGGCCATCCTGCTACACGTCGTCCTGATCTCCGCCCAGGTGAATACCGCGTCGGGGCTGCCGGTGCTGCAGGTGGTTACGTTCGGGTCGTTCGCCGAGGTGCAGCGCGGCACGACGGCGCTGTTCGACGGCGTGCGGAACTTCTGGTCGGGCTACGTCGCGTTGCGCCAGGTGCACGCCGAGAACGACGCCCTGAAGAGCCAACTGCAGACGTTGCAGGTGCGGTTGCAGCAAGAGCGCGCCGAGGCCCAGCGCACCGACAGCCTGCGCCAGTTGCTCGAACTGCGCGAGCGCGCCCACCTCGACACCACCGCCGCCGAGGTGATTGCCGCCGCCGCCTCCCCGGAATTCCGCACGGTCACCATCGACAAGGGCACCAATGAGGGACTGCGCAGCGACATGGCCGTGATCTCGCCGGCTGGCGTGGTCGGCCGCGTGATCCTGCCGGCGCGGCGGGCGTCGAAGGTGCAGTTGCTGATCGATCGCAACGCCGCGGCCGGTGCCTTGATCGAGCGGACGCGCGTGCAGGGCGTGGTCGAGGGGTTTGGCGACGGGTCGCTGCGGATGCAGTACGTGCCGGGCACGGCCGACGTGAAGCCGGGCGACCTGCTGGTGACGTCGGGCATCGACGGCATTTACCCGAAGGGTTTCGTGATTGGCACCGTCGAACAGGTCGAGCGGGGCAGTGGCGGTTATCACCAGATCACGGTGCGGCCGGCAGTGGATTTCGCGCGCCTCGAGGAAGTCCTGATCGTTCGCACGCCCCAAGCGTCCTCGGGCGACGTGCCCGAGGGGACGCCGTGA
- a CDS encoding diguanylate cyclase yields MTYGGSRRPDLAARLRRGQRALKSRLERTESVLALVRAAHDSLDPESIGRLVVARADEWFKAPACGLFAADLDGQVVGLSSKGMGPALTPAAIGVARWVLAYGRELTSADLRKDARAPGAAGAVLAWPLRCRAQTVGVLVVAERQAATQAPHLPPAVGQLLGVMLEGPAQALDNALRLRRSEALSVTDDLTQLYNSRYLNQVLRREAKRASRSGRPLSLLFLDLDGFKGVNDAHGHQAGSTALVEAAAVIRRCARETDMVARFGGDEFALILPDTGSEGAAAVGDRVRERIAAHPFLAGHGLSMRLTASVGVATLPDVAASAEELVRAADMAMYQVKDSGKNGVRIAQAE; encoded by the coding sequence ATGACTTACGGCGGTTCTCGCCGTCCGGATCTGGCCGCTCGCCTGCGACGTGGCCAGCGCGCGCTCAAGAGCCGTCTCGAACGGACTGAGTCCGTCCTGGCCCTGGTTCGCGCCGCACACGACTCGCTTGACCCCGAAAGCATTGGCCGGCTCGTCGTGGCCCGTGCGGACGAATGGTTCAAGGCGCCCGCGTGCGGGCTGTTTGCTGCCGACCTCGACGGCCAAGTCGTGGGCCTGTCGTCAAAGGGCATGGGACCGGCGCTTACGCCCGCGGCGATCGGTGTAGCGCGCTGGGTGCTGGCGTATGGGCGCGAGCTGACGTCGGCCGACCTGCGAAAAGACGCGCGGGCGCCGGGGGCGGCCGGCGCGGTGCTGGCCTGGCCGTTGCGTTGCCGGGCCCAGACGGTGGGCGTGCTGGTCGTGGCCGAGCGGCAGGCCGCCACGCAGGCGCCGCACCTGCCTCCGGCCGTGGGCCAGTTGCTGGGTGTGATGCTGGAGGGTCCCGCGCAGGCGTTGGACAACGCCTTGCGGCTGCGGCGGTCCGAGGCACTGTCGGTGACCGACGACCTGACCCAGCTCTACAATTCGCGGTACCTGAACCAGGTGCTGCGGCGCGAGGCCAAGCGCGCCTCGCGTTCGGGTCGTCCGCTGTCGCTGCTGTTTCTCGACCTGGACGGCTTCAAGGGTGTCAACGACGCCCACGGTCACCAGGCGGGCAGCACGGCGCTGGTGGAAGCGGCGGCCGTCATTCGGCGGTGCGCCCGTGAAACCGACATGGTGGCGCGCTTCGGTGGCGACGAGTTTGCACTGATCCTGCCCGACACGGGATCGGAAGGCGCGGCAGCCGTTGGCGACCGTGTCCGGGAACGTATCGCGGCTCATCCATTTCTCGCGGGACATGGCCTGAGCATGCGACTGACCGCGTCGGTGGGAGTGGCAACGCTGCCCGACGTCGCGGCTTCGGCTGAAGAATTGGTGCGTGCGGCCGATATGGCGATGTACCAGGTAAAAGATTCGGGTAAGAACGGGGTTCGCATCGCCCAGGCCGAATAG
- a CDS encoding rod shape-determining protein, with translation MGLGSFLSFLSTDLAIDLGTANTCVYAKGRGIVVNEPSMVAVNKVTGRVEAVGTGAKEMLGRTPGNIVAIKPMKDGVIADFDVTEKMLTYFIKKAHNGNVWVRPRIIIGVPSEITQVEKRAVKDSAYRAKASEVHLIEEAMAAAIGAGLPITEPAGSMIVDIGGGTTDIAVISLAGIVYSKAVRVAGNEMDEAIIQYIKKTYNLLIGERTSEQIKMELGSAYPLEQRMTMEIKGRHLIEGVPKTITITDEEIREALAETVNVIVDAVRIALERTPPELSADIVDRGIVITGGGSMLRNLDKRLREETGLPVSSAEDPLSSVVLGAGKMLGEFDLLRKIAID, from the coding sequence ATGGGTCTAGGTTCGTTTCTGTCGTTTCTTTCCACTGACTTGGCCATCGATCTCGGGACGGCCAATACCTGCGTGTACGCCAAGGGGCGCGGCATCGTCGTCAACGAGCCCTCCATGGTGGCGGTCAACAAGGTCACCGGGCGCGTCGAGGCGGTCGGCACCGGCGCCAAGGAAATGCTCGGGCGGACGCCCGGCAACATCGTCGCCATCAAACCGATGAAGGACGGCGTGATCGCCGACTTCGATGTCACCGAGAAGATGCTGACGTACTTCATCAAGAAGGCGCACAACGGCAACGTGTGGGTGCGGCCGCGCATCATCATCGGCGTGCCGTCGGAAATCACGCAGGTTGAAAAGCGCGCGGTCAAGGACTCGGCCTACCGCGCCAAGGCCAGCGAAGTGCACCTGATCGAAGAGGCCATGGCGGCGGCGATCGGCGCCGGCCTGCCGATCACCGAGCCGGCCGGCAGCATGATCGTCGACATCGGCGGCGGCACCACCGACATTGCGGTGATCTCGCTGGCGGGCATCGTCTACAGCAAGGCCGTGCGCGTGGCCGGCAACGAGATGGATGAAGCAATCATCCAGTACATCAAGAAGACCTACAACCTGCTGATCGGCGAGCGCACCTCGGAGCAGATCAAGATGGAGCTCGGCTCGGCGTATCCGCTCGAACAGCGGATGACGATGGAGATCAAGGGGCGCCACCTGATCGAGGGCGTGCCCAAGACCATCACCATCACCGACGAGGAGATCCGCGAGGCGCTCGCGGAAACCGTCAACGTGATCGTCGATGCCGTGCGGATTGCCCTCGAGCGCACGCCCCCCGAGCTGTCGGCCGACATCGTCGATCGCGGCATCGTCATCACCGGCGGCGGCTCGATGCTGAGGAACCTCGACAAGCGACTGCGCGAGGAGACCGGCCTGCCGGTGTCGAGCGCTGAGGATCCGCTGTCGTCGGTGGTGCTCGGCGCCGGCAAGATGCTGGGCGAGTTCGACCTCCTCCGCAAGATTGCCATCGATTAG